The Clostridiales bacterium genome includes a region encoding these proteins:
- the spoIIAB gene encoding anti-sigma F factor, translating into MKGENNMKLEIPSKSQNEAFARAVVGAFASQLDPTIEEISDIRTAVSEAVTNSIIHGYENTEGKVTIIADIKDNKLTVEVIDEGKGIEDIEKARQPLFTTKPELERSGMGFTVMETFMDTVDVYSKPGKGTRVVMTKVFKSIE; encoded by the coding sequence ATGAAAGGCGAAAACAACATGAAACTTGAGATACCGAGCAAGTCCCAAAATGAAGCATTTGCAAGGGCGGTTGTCGGAGCATTCGCATCGCAGCTCGATCCTACAATAGAGGAAATATCGGACATAAGGACTGCAGTATCTGAAGCGGTTACAAATTCTATAATTCACGGATATGAAAATACAGAGGGTAAAGTGACTATTATAGCAGATATAAAGGATAATAAACTGACGGTAGAGGTAATCGATGAGGGAAAAGGCATTGAAGATATAGAAAAGGCAAGGCAGCCTTTATTTACGACAAAACCGGAGCTTGAAAGATCCGGCATGGGTTTTACCGTTATGGAAACATTCATGGATACTGTGGATGTTTATTCAAAGCCGGGGAAGGGCACAAGGGTAGTTATGACAAAAGTATTTAAATCTATTGAATGA
- the spoIIAA gene encoding anti-sigma F factor antagonist, whose translation MKLFFKVANKTLIVSIAGEIDHHTSETIRERIDNQIDNNPIKNIIFDFNGVNFMDSAGIGVIIGRYKKVSELGGKLAVANVSMQVKKIMEISGILRIVKLYDSIDKALLNM comes from the coding sequence ATGAAACTTTTTTTTAAGGTAGCAAATAAAACGCTTATTGTATCGATTGCAGGGGAAATCGATCATCATACATCTGAGACCATAAGGGAGAGGATAGACAATCAGATAGATAACAACCCGATAAAAAACATAATATTCGACTTTAACGGAGTGAATTTTATGGACAGCGCAGGAATCGGGGTAATCATCGGGAGATATAAAAAAGTTTCTGAACTTGGGGGAAAGTTGGCAGTTGCGAATGTAAGCATGCAGGTAAAAAAGATAATGGAAATCTCGGGGATATTGAGGATTGTAAAATTATATGACAGCATAGATAAAGCACTTTTAAATATGTAA